The following proteins are co-located in the Gloeocapsa sp. PCC 7428 genome:
- a CDS encoding class I SAM-dependent RNA methyltransferase, protein MNSYFATVQRGLEPVAASELERLGAKEVRPDFTGVHFVGDRALLYRVNLWARTIFRVLVPIGEFDCPNSDILYQEIQKITWDEYLQPDRTLAVTCTGGNQKLNHTHFTALQVKNAIVDQQRRKSGQRSSVDVQNPDVAINVHIHQNRCTVSLDSSGTSLHRRGYRQAMGAAPLKETLAAALLDIVEWNTNLPFLDPLCGSGTLPIEAALKALNIAPGLFRQKFSLQNFPDFDPQLWQQLLAEAQKSRLAKLPAPIWGSDRDPNVLTQARSNAQRCGLEHQIRFAQTELSHLEAPADCGVLLCNPPYGERLGDIQELGTLYKLLGDVFKQRFKGWTAFVLTGNKELAKKVGLKASRRIPIYNGALACTLLKYELY, encoded by the coding sequence GTGAATAGCTATTTTGCAACCGTGCAACGCGGACTAGAACCCGTTGCCGCCTCTGAGTTAGAACGTTTAGGGGCGAAAGAGGTGCGTCCTGACTTTACTGGAGTGCATTTTGTTGGCGATCGCGCACTGCTATACCGCGTGAATCTTTGGGCAAGAACAATTTTTAGAGTCCTCGTACCTATTGGGGAATTTGACTGCCCTAACTCAGATATTCTCTATCAAGAAATACAAAAAATTACTTGGGATGAGTACCTCCAGCCTGACAGGACATTAGCAGTCACCTGTACAGGCGGCAATCAAAAACTCAACCACACGCACTTCACCGCATTACAGGTCAAAAATGCCATCGTAGACCAACAGCGCCGCAAATCAGGTCAAAGATCGAGCGTTGATGTTCAAAATCCTGATGTAGCGATTAACGTTCATATTCATCAAAATCGCTGTACTGTCAGTCTAGATAGTTCTGGTACGAGTTTGCATCGACGCGGCTATCGCCAAGCAATGGGTGCAGCACCCCTTAAGGAAACGCTTGCAGCGGCGCTTTTAGATATCGTTGAGTGGAATACCAATCTACCGTTTTTAGATCCGTTGTGCGGTTCAGGAACCTTACCCATCGAAGCGGCGTTAAAAGCTTTGAATATTGCGCCAGGTTTGTTTCGTCAAAAATTCAGTTTGCAAAACTTTCCTGATTTTGACCCTCAGTTATGGCAACAGCTACTCGCAGAAGCGCAAAAGAGTAGATTAGCAAAATTGCCTGCACCGATTTGGGGAAGCGATCGCGATCCGAATGTCCTCACTCAAGCACGTAGCAATGCCCAACGCTGCGGTCTTGAACATCAAATTCGGTTTGCTCAAACAGAATTGTCTCACCTCGAAGCGCCAGCCGATTGCGGAGTTCTTCTCTGTAACCCTCCTTATGGGGAACGTTTAGGAGATATTCAAGAACTAGGTACACTTTATAAATTGCTTGGCGATGTGTTTAAACAACGCTTCAAAGGTTGGACAGCGTTTGTTTTGACAGGAAATAAAGAACTAGCAAAAAAAGTGGGACTGAAAGCATCGCGGCGCATTCCCATCTATAACGGTGCTTTAGCGTGTACGCTACTTAAGTATGAACTGTATTAA
- the hemJ gene encoding protoporphyrinogen oxidase HemJ: protein MAYYWFKAFHLVGIVVWFAGLFYLVRLFIYHVEANEQPEPAQTILKNQYQLMEKRLYNIITTPGMLVTVAMAIGLISTEPEVLKQGWLHIKLLFVVLLIGYHHYCSRLMKQLAKNECRWSSQQLRALNEAPTVFLVAIVLLAVFKNNLPTDITAWGILAMIVAMAATIQLYARKRRLDKEKLMTQPQE, encoded by the coding sequence ATGGCTTATTACTGGTTTAAAGCATTTCATCTTGTCGGTATTGTTGTTTGGTTTGCCGGATTGTTCTACTTAGTGCGCCTATTTATCTATCACGTTGAGGCGAATGAACAACCAGAACCCGCCCAAACAATTCTCAAAAATCAGTACCAGCTGATGGAAAAACGGCTATATAACATCATAACTACACCAGGAATGCTGGTAACGGTAGCAATGGCGATCGGGTTAATCAGCACGGAACCGGAAGTTCTCAAACAAGGTTGGTTACATATTAAACTGCTATTTGTCGTCCTATTGATTGGCTACCATCACTATTGCAGTCGCTTAATGAAGCAATTAGCAAAAAATGAGTGTCGTTGGAGTAGTCAACAGCTACGTGCTTTAAATGAAGCACCTACAGTGTTTCTTGTCGCAATTGTGTTACTGGCGGTATTCAAAAACAATTTACCTACCGATATTACAGCGTGGGGTATTTTAGCGATGATTGTTGCGATGGCAGCCACGATTCAACTTTACGCCCGAAAGCGCAGACTTGATAAAGAAAAGCTCATGACACAACCGCAAGAGTAA
- a CDS encoding carotenoid oxygenase family protein, whose amino-acid sequence MYTTSKPATQTWAKAIAQPAKEFSLTTLPILAGKVPANLRGTLYRNGPARLERGTARVGHWFDGDGAILAVNFTDTEATALYRYVQTQGYQEEAAAGQFLYGNYGMTAPGPIWNQWFKPIKNAANTSVLALPDKLLALWEGGNPYALDLKTLQTWGCDDLGELENNLPYSAHPKIDTQTGEIFNFGVTPGLNATLNLYKSDATGRILKHATFPLKGVPLVHDFVLAGEYLVFFIPPVRLNPLPILVGLNNFSDSLEWQPQLGTEFLVFDRNLALVCRGETEAWYQWHFANGYVDDRGHIIVDVVRYEDFQTNQYLKEVATGETHTVAKSALWKICLDPRLGKVRVMQNILDRHCEFPVIPPHAVGKEPQQIYLSVHRPSIDPRKEMFGAIARFDYQIQTLAIADCGENRYPAEPIYAPDPENPDRGWIVTIVYDGNTDSSEVWIFGDRLTEPPICRLGLPSVVPMGFHGTWKPA is encoded by the coding sequence ATGTACACAACAAGTAAACCAGCGACGCAAACTTGGGCAAAAGCGATCGCACAACCTGCTAAAGAATTTTCGCTGACGACTTTACCCATCCTCGCCGGTAAGGTTCCTGCGAATTTACGCGGTACGCTATATCGTAATGGTCCTGCACGACTCGAACGCGGTACAGCGCGCGTGGGACACTGGTTTGATGGCGATGGTGCGATTCTCGCAGTCAACTTTACTGACACTGAAGCTACAGCCTTATATCGCTATGTACAAACACAAGGTTATCAGGAGGAAGCCGCAGCAGGGCAATTCCTCTATGGTAACTATGGCATGACGGCACCAGGACCAATCTGGAATCAATGGTTTAAACCAATCAAAAATGCCGCAAATACATCTGTTTTGGCACTTCCTGATAAACTGTTGGCGCTATGGGAAGGTGGTAATCCATATGCGCTTGATTTGAAAACACTACAAACCTGGGGATGCGACGATTTAGGAGAATTAGAAAATAACTTACCCTATTCTGCTCACCCCAAAATTGATACTCAAACAGGAGAGATCTTTAACTTTGGTGTTACTCCTGGCTTGAATGCAACGCTGAACCTTTATAAAAGCGATGCTACAGGCAGAATTTTGAAACACGCAACATTTCCCCTCAAAGGCGTTCCCCTCGTGCATGATTTCGTCTTAGCAGGCGAGTATCTCGTATTTTTTATTCCTCCGGTGCGCCTCAATCCCTTACCGATTCTCGTCGGATTGAATAACTTTAGTGATTCGCTAGAATGGCAACCGCAACTTGGTACAGAGTTTTTAGTATTCGATCGCAATCTCGCGCTTGTTTGTCGCGGTGAAACTGAAGCTTGGTATCAATGGCATTTTGCAAATGGTTACGTAGACGATCGCGGTCATATTATCGTTGATGTTGTCCGCTATGAAGATTTTCAAACAAATCAATATCTCAAAGAAGTCGCCACAGGAGAAACGCATACTGTTGCGAAAAGTGCGCTGTGGAAAATATGTCTCGATCCGCGACTTGGCAAAGTGAGAGTAATGCAAAACATCTTAGATCGGCATTGTGAATTTCCGGTCATTCCTCCCCACGCCGTCGGAAAAGAACCACAGCAAATTTATCTTTCGGTACATCGCCCAAGTATTGATCCTCGCAAAGAAATGTTTGGGGCGATCGCGCGTTTTGACTATCAAATTCAAACATTAGCGATCGCCGATTGTGGTGAAAACCGCTACCCCGCCGAACCAATTTATGCTCCCGATCCCGAAAATCCCGATCGAGGTTGGATCGTTACAATTGTCTATGATGGTAATACTGATAGTAGTGAAGTTTGGATATTTGGCGATCGCCTCACTGAACCTCCAATTTGTCGCCTAGGATTACCTAGCGTAGTTCCGATGGGGTTTCATGGTACGTGGAAACCGGCGTAA
- a CDS encoding mechanosensitive ion channel family protein — MNALIQEVKSSLLQLLGNTIEALPAFAAAIIILFLTRYAANVTRRMTHVATKRMVKSQSLRSLLIQITHVATWVAGVLLACVIAFPDLRLGDIIGLLGLSSVAFGFAFQDIFKNFLAGVLLLLNEPFRLGDQIIVNGSEGTVEDITIRSTQIRTYQGERVLIPNAIVFTSSVQVLTAMPHRRTDLELGVDYNTDLASAIDLLLETVKQVKGVLPSPSPEVDAVAFGDSAIELVVRYWSAPQKIQVRQTRTRVIIALKQACDQAGINIPYPIRTLYYYNQEQFNDHYPAKDCADSQIN, encoded by the coding sequence ATGAATGCTCTGATTCAAGAAGTAAAATCAAGTTTATTGCAATTGTTAGGGAATACTATTGAAGCACTTCCAGCATTTGCGGCAGCAATTATTATCCTTTTTCTGACACGTTATGCAGCAAATGTTACGCGCAGAATGACTCATGTGGCGACAAAGCGAATGGTTAAAAGTCAATCGTTGCGATCGCTTCTTATTCAGATTACTCATGTTGCAACTTGGGTAGCGGGTGTTCTCCTCGCGTGTGTCATTGCGTTTCCAGATTTGCGCTTGGGTGATATTATTGGTTTACTTGGCTTGAGTTCAGTCGCATTTGGTTTTGCTTTTCAAGATATTTTCAAAAATTTTCTGGCAGGGGTGTTGCTACTTTTAAATGAACCTTTTCGATTGGGAGATCAAATAATAGTGAATGGTTCAGAAGGAACGGTAGAAGATATTACGATTCGCTCGACTCAAATTAGAACTTATCAAGGAGAACGCGTACTTATTCCGAATGCGATCGTGTTTACAAGTTCGGTGCAGGTACTGACTGCAATGCCACACCGTCGAACTGATTTAGAGTTAGGCGTTGACTATAATACTGATTTAGCAAGTGCGATTGATTTGTTGCTTGAAACTGTTAAACAAGTCAAAGGTGTTTTACCAAGCCCATCACCAGAAGTTGATGCAGTTGCCTTTGGTGATAGTGCGATTGAGTTAGTAGTGCGTTACTGGAGTGCGCCGCAAAAAATTCAGGTACGCCAAACGAGAACGCGAGTGATTATTGCGCTAAAGCAAGCGTGCGATCAAGCGGGAATTAATATTCCTTATCCAATTCGGACGCTTTACTATTACAACCAAGAACAATTTAATGACCACTATCCAGCTAAAGATTGTGCTGATTCTCAAATCAATTAG
- a CDS encoding 4-hydroxy-3-methylbut-2-enyl diphosphate reductase, with translation MDTKAFKRSLQHSENYHRKGFGHQAEVATQLQSEYQSNLVQEIRDNNYTLQRGDVTIYLAKAFGFCWGVERAVAMAYETRQHFPQERIWITNEIIHNPSVNQRLREMQVGFISVEDGKKDFSVVESGDVVILPAFGASVQEMQLLNDKGCTIVDTTCPWVSKVWNTVEKHKKGEYTSIIHGKYNHEETLATSSFAGKYLIVLNLAQAEYVANYILNGGDKNEFLAKFGRACSAGFDPDRDLERVGIANQTTMLKSETEQIGKLFEHTMLKKYGPTELNDHFQSFNTICDATQERQDAMFELVEEKLDLMVVIGGFNSSNTTHLQEIAVEREIPSYHIDSADRIGPGNRVEHRQLSGELAVAENWLPEGAIAIGITSGASTPDKVVADIVQKIFDIKLSLATAYSNSN, from the coding sequence ATGGATACAAAAGCTTTTAAGCGATCGCTCCAACATTCAGAAAACTACCACCGTAAAGGATTTGGACATCAAGCTGAAGTCGCCACGCAGCTGCAATCAGAATATCAAAGCAATCTTGTGCAGGAAATTCGCGACAATAACTACACGCTGCAACGCGGTGATGTCACGATTTATTTAGCGAAAGCCTTCGGTTTTTGCTGGGGTGTCGAACGGGCTGTCGCGATGGCGTATGAAACTCGTCAGCACTTTCCTCAAGAAAGAATTTGGATTACTAACGAAATTATTCACAATCCTTCAGTGAATCAGCGCCTACGCGAAATGCAAGTCGGATTTATTTCGGTAGAAGACGGCAAAAAAGACTTTTCGGTTGTTGAATCAGGAGATGTTGTTATTCTTCCGGCTTTTGGTGCAAGTGTTCAGGAGATGCAACTATTAAATGACAAAGGCTGCACAATTGTTGATACAACTTGCCCTTGGGTCTCTAAAGTTTGGAACACTGTAGAAAAGCACAAAAAGGGCGAATACACCTCGATTATTCATGGTAAATACAACCACGAAGAAACGCTAGCGACGAGTTCGTTTGCTGGGAAATACTTGATTGTTTTGAATTTGGCACAAGCTGAGTACGTTGCCAATTACATCCTTAATGGCGGTGATAAAAACGAATTTTTAGCGAAATTTGGTCGCGCTTGTTCCGCAGGATTCGACCCCGATCGTGACTTAGAACGTGTTGGTATCGCTAATCAAACAACAATGCTTAAAAGTGAAACCGAGCAAATTGGTAAACTTTTTGAACACACCATGTTGAAAAAATATGGTCCTACTGAGTTAAACGACCATTTTCAAAGCTTCAACACGATTTGCGATGCAACGCAAGAACGCCAAGACGCGATGTTTGAGCTAGTCGAAGAAAAACTAGACTTAATGGTTGTGATTGGCGGCTTTAATTCTTCTAACACGACGCACTTGCAAGAAATTGCAGTAGAACGCGAGATTCCGTCATATCATATCGACAGTGCCGATCGCATCGGTCCAGGTAACAGGGTAGAACACCGACAACTCAGCGGAGAATTAGCAGTCGCAGAAAATTGGCTACCAGAAGGCGCGATCGCGATTGGTATCACTTCTGGCGCTTCTACTCCTGATAAAGTTGTAGCCGACATTGTTCAAAAAATATTTGATATCAAACTCAGCTTAGCCACAGCGTACAGTAATTCTAACTAA
- a CDS encoding ammonium transporter → MKLKLKQKKRWRDQRRPLSASRYASSSVRTNTFFAQLHKAIKRLSPTWRACIPLSIFIVLAWGYAAVAQDAPAASPDRTTQDLLDLRVGLDTLWVCVAAFLVFFMNAGFGMLETGFCRQKNAVNILAKNLIVFALSTVAFWAIGFALMFGDGNAFFGTNGWFLTGADNSPSTGDAYQGVFSALNWTGVPLGAKFLFQLVFAGTAATIVSGAVAERIKFIDFLIFSLLLVGIAYPITGHWIWGGGWLADAGFWDFAGSTVVHSVGGWAALMGAAILGPRLGKYQDGVSVAMPGHNMSIAMLGCLILWLGWFGFNPGSTMAVSPSIAHIALTTNIAASTGGIAATIVAWVYLGKPDLSMIINGILAGLVGITAACAYVSLPWAAVIGFIAGIIVVFSVTWFDKIRIDDPVGATSVHLVCGIWGTLAVGLFAEGPGGVLNLYEEGAGPLRGLLLGGGFGALLPQIIGVLSVGGFTVLITTIFWYILKATLGIRVTPQEEIEGLDIGEHGMEAYSGFLKEADASGMADPSVYGATRRPGDVSSTY, encoded by the coding sequence ATGAAGCTAAAATTAAAGCAAAAGAAAAGATGGAGAGATCAAAGGCGACCATTATCAGCAAGTCGGTACGCTAGCTCCTCGGTAAGGACAAATACATTTTTTGCACAGTTGCACAAAGCAATCAAGCGGCTATCTCCTACCTGGCGAGCCTGCATTCCGCTGTCAATTTTTATTGTCTTAGCGTGGGGCTATGCTGCTGTTGCGCAAGATGCGCCTGCTGCAAGTCCAGATCGAACAACCCAAGATTTACTCGATCTCCGAGTTGGCTTAGATACCTTGTGGGTGTGTGTAGCTGCGTTTCTAGTTTTCTTTATGAACGCTGGTTTCGGAATGTTAGAAACTGGCTTTTGTCGTCAGAAAAACGCGGTCAACATTCTGGCGAAAAACTTGATTGTGTTTGCGCTGTCTACGGTTGCATTCTGGGCAATCGGCTTTGCGCTGATGTTCGGTGACGGCAATGCTTTCTTTGGTACAAACGGCTGGTTTTTAACAGGTGCTGATAATAGCCCATCAACAGGGGATGCGTACCAAGGCGTTTTTAGCGCTTTAAACTGGACGGGCGTACCCTTAGGCGCAAAATTCTTGTTCCAGTTGGTATTCGCTGGAACTGCGGCAACGATTGTTTCTGGAGCCGTTGCTGAGCGCATCAAGTTTATTGACTTTTTGATTTTTAGCCTTTTACTTGTAGGAATCGCCTATCCTATCACAGGTCACTGGATTTGGGGTGGCGGTTGGCTTGCAGATGCTGGCTTTTGGGATTTTGCCGGTTCAACCGTTGTTCACTCAGTCGGTGGTTGGGCGGCGCTCATGGGAGCAGCGATCTTAGGTCCCCGTTTAGGTAAATACCAAGATGGTGTTTCGGTCGCAATGCCAGGACACAACATGAGTATTGCGATGTTGGGTTGTCTGATTCTGTGGTTAGGCTGGTTTGGGTTTAACCCTGGTTCGACGATGGCAGTTAGCCCCAGTATTGCCCATATTGCCTTAACAACAAATATTGCAGCGTCAACAGGTGGAATCGCGGCGACAATCGTTGCTTGGGTATACCTAGGTAAGCCTGACCTGTCAATGATTATTAACGGCATTTTGGCAGGATTGGTAGGAATTACTGCGGCTTGTGCATACGTGAGTTTGCCTTGGGCAGCTGTTATCGGTTTCATCGCGGGGATTATTGTTGTCTTCTCTGTTACTTGGTTTGACAAAATCCGCATTGATGACCCTGTGGGTGCTACCTCTGTTCACCTCGTTTGTGGTATCTGGGGAACGCTGGCGGTTGGTCTATTTGCCGAAGGTCCTGGCGGAGTGTTGAATCTTTACGAAGAAGGTGCAGGTCCGTTACGTGGCTTGTTGCTTGGTGGCGGATTCGGAGCGTTATTGCCGCAAATCATCGGTGTTCTCTCGGTGGGTGGCTTTACTGTTTTAATTACAACGATTTTCTGGTATATCCTGAAGGCTACTTTAGGAATTCGCGTCACACCACAAGAAGAAATCGAAGGTCTGGATATTGGCGAACACGGAATGGAAGCGTATAGTGGTTTCCTCAAAGAAGCCGATGCTAGCGGGATGGCTGACCCTAGTGTTTATGGTGCAACACGACGTCCTGGGGATGTGTCTAGTACTTACTAA